The following nucleotide sequence is from Methanomassiliicoccales archaeon.
CACCAAATTTCTTCTCAGGCTGGCATATCTATCTCTAGGAAATTCGAAAAGCGATTCTCCTTTCTCCAATGCCTGAGAGACTCTGAGCAAACCATACTTATGTGCTTTAAGACCCACCCGACTCAATCGTTCCTCCCCATCCTCGAAATAATTTTATCAATAATAAAACTATTTGTTAATTAATTTATTTTAAAATCAAATATTAGTTGACTTAATAAAACGTCTTGTAAATGAAATAGCTTACCGATAGAATATCTTTTTATAGTATTCATGAATAAGATGCTATGCTAGGCTAGACCGGGACGTTCGGCGTGCCCTTATACACCGCAAATCGTCGATAGCGGGGGTGACAGCGGAGGGCGGCGTAACTGGAACCGTGCATGCCCAGTCATCAACTATGAGGTTCTGTCCTTCGGGGTTGGTGGCGATCTCGTGGCGCAGCTGGAGGGCGGCGCCCCTGATCCTAATCAGGGGGAACGGGTCAGGCCCTGACGGGAGCAGCCTTACCCTGGACTACCAGCGCTCGAAGGGGGGCGGGGCTGAGAAGATGATTGGATCACATGCCCGGGACCAGGCGACAACCTCCGTGGCCTAGCACTTATGGTCAGTGTATTTACATCTTTCCGGAAGTAATTCTGGACCACAACCAGTAATCTTATCTGTCCTGAAATCGAAAAGTATTTTTGATTCTCCTTCCGATTGGATAATCAGTTTGGAGCTATTATCTACCCTACCAACAATCGCCCCATCGACCCCTTCTTTTTGGAATATGGAAATTATCTCCATTGAGTTTCTAGGATCTGCTGTAAGCACGAATCCACAGCCTTGATATGATTTCAACCATTGGTTGAAATCGATACCTTTTGGACGTGGGATTTTGTCTAAATCGACTACTCCTCCTTTGCCACTGGTCTCAAGAAGCATCCCTAATGTACCGATTGAGCCAGGATTACTCATATCTTTACCAGAATGAGCCAATCGTTTTTTTCCTACCTCATTCATGAGCAGTATCTGTCGGCGGACCTTTTCCGCATCTTTCCTGCTAGTAGTATCCCAGGCATAGTTCAATTTTTCAGGATAATATCCATCCAAATCCATAACAAAAATTATGTCATCTCCGATCTGAGCCTTATGACTATATATCACTTCTTCCTTCTCCGCAGTCCCTAAAATGGCTACGTCCACTGCATTGTAATTGCAATCTGGATGAGTATGGCCCCCCACTACAGGAACACCAAATTTGGTGCTTGCACTCTCCATCCCTTTCATTACCTGACTACATACCTTTTCATCCTTCATAGAAATTATGTCGACAAGGGCTAAAGGTATTCCTCCCATCGCAGCGATGTCATTTATATTTACTAAAATGGCATAATATCCCGCGAACCAAGGATTAGCTTTCATCAAACTCTCCATAATACCATCAGCGGCTAAAAGTAAAACAGAACCTTTATGCTCAATTACAGCGGCATCCTCTCCATATGCCGCCAACACTCTATTTTGCGAGGTCTTTGGAAAGAAGCTGAGAACGTCTGAAATGGTCTTTTTGCGCAATATTCCAGGATAGGACCGCAAATCGTTGACCAACGCCTCAAGATCCATATGCGAGCGAAAGAGATTGCTATTTAAATATGTTGCTCGCCACTGAATCTTTCATATTTGACCTGCTATATGATTTACAAATTGAGTCTTGTTTGTTTAGTCTCCTTAATTAAATAATTAATATTGAATAAATCAGCTAACAGCCTTGCGAGTACTTCGGTATATTCCTTCTCCATTTCGGGATCATCAATTATATACGCTTTGAGAGAATCTGGAACTTTGAAACCCGAACGAGTGAGTGCTTGTTTGGCTTGTTGTCTTTCCTCCTTTGAAGCTTCGACGCCTGGGAATGTTTTTATTCCTGCTTTTACCATTTCATCAGAGAAAATAGCTCTGCGGAATAAACGATTCAATGTGAATAGGATGATTTTATCTGACT
It contains:
- a CDS encoding methanogenesis marker 2 protein, with the protein product MDLEALVNDLRSYPGILRKKTISDVLSFFPKTSQNRVLAAYGEDAAVIEHKGSVLLLAADGIMESLMKANPWFAGYYAILVNINDIAAMGGIPLALVDIISMKDEKVCSQVMKGMESASTKFGVPVVGGHTHPDCNYNAVDVAILGTAEKEEVIYSHKAQIGDDIIFVMDLDGYYPEKLNYAWDTTSRKDAEKVRRQILLMNEVGKKRLAHSGKDMSNPGSIGTLGMLLETSGKGGVVDLDKIPRPKGIDFNQWLKSYQGCGFVLTADPRNSMEIISIFQKEGVDGAIVGRVDNSSKLIIQSEGESKILFDFRTDKITGCGPELLPERCKYTDHKC